From a single Leishmania major strain Friedlin complete genome, chromosome 27 genomic region:
- the ABCD1 gene encoding putative ATP-binding cassette protein subfamily D,member 1 (previous protein_id=AAZ09793.1), with the protein MLRAHSDLEKWGSVSPAVYSMPLVHRLGVACTSAVFALVLLTQRYYLRRYGQTISAVHTEDDTQVTWDLYHQLFQIARIALPTWRCRESAGSVIFILLFAVKAVLRVWVSKANGEVLAAMLHGVPSERLPRFVSKVMARIAVGLTAGMTNGAIEGLRPWLIGCYRERLSSTFQRRFYNGLVYYQGTMLDNRLEAADTAISTYCGEFAEHLAELPYYFVLPGLGCVASMAALVEQAGLKSALMMSSIATTAVFVLRRVAPALGRIHSQLLSREDDYRRMLTNYLNNVESIAMHDAGKYVLRQLDISLTKLKESLDHMALAKGTFEMMESAFSTFMTVVAQCVTFAGARRSHYHRSINAVYLEIQLIEDLNSSVKDFVVNFRELSHLTEFATKMSEFDNTLKSIAAGTFVHTRHDTNYASLPGSPLVYTQMKSIAHASDAKAFPLVKMEHVVLESPAGQQLLSNMNVEFGSDEDWVIIGENGCGKTSLLRMLCGLWMPKSGVLSQDTSVRFLLSPQHSYMTPQCTLYEQICFPDAVEAPTPEIRAAIREAVELAGAQTVVRVIGGYDSAVMGLDLSNTDESYDWSSLSGGQKERISMARVFFHVLRMDRTKETPVAILDEATSMMDDTEQDVLNHLRRMNVRMISITHRDVVIRHHTKILRIAHGGKWTVEKVRNPVKIDERVETENAVV; encoded by the coding sequence ATGCTGCGCGCGCATTCGGATCTCGAGAAGTGGGGCTCCGTTTCTCCTGCCGTGTACTCGATGCCGCTCGTCCATCGGCTCGGGGTAGCATGTACTTCTGCTGTATTCGCGTTGGTCCTCCTGACGCAGCGGTACTATCTACGTCGATATGGTCAAACCATCTCCGCAGTGCACACAGAGGACGACACGCAGGTGACCTGGGATCTGTACCACCAATTATTTCAGATTGCCCGGATCGCCTTGCCAacgtggcgctgccgtgaGAGCGCCGGCTCCGTCATCTTCATCCTGCTGTTCGCCGTCAAGGCCGTTCTGCGCGTATGGGTGTCCAAGGCGAATGGTGAGGTGCTGGCCGCCATGCTACACGGCGTGCCGtcggagcggctgccgcggttCGTGAGCAAAGTTATGGCTCGCATTGCTGTGGGCCTTACCGCTGGCATGACGAACGGCGCAATTGAAGGTCTGCGGCCGTGGCTGATTGGGTGCTACCGCGAGCGCCTCAGTAGCACCTTTCAGCGGCGCTTCTACAACGGTCTTGTGTACTACCAGGGAACCATGCTGGACAACCGTCTGGAGGCGGCCGACACAGCCATCTCGACTTACTGTGGCGAGTTCGCCGAGCACCTCGCGGAGCTGCCGTACTACTTTGTGCTGCCTGGGCTGGGGTGTGTGGCGTCTATGGCGGCACTCGTGGAGCAGGCAGGATTGAAGTCGGCCCTCATGATGAGCAGtatcgccaccaccgccgtgtTTGTGCTGCGTCGAGTCGCTCCAGCATTGGGCCGTATTCACTCCCAACTGCTCTCGCGCGAGGATGACTACCGCCGCATGCTCACAAACTACCTGAACAACGTGGAGAGCATTGCCATGCACGACGCCGGTAAGTACGTGCTCAGGCAGCTGGACATCTCTCTTACGAAGCTCAAAGAGTCGCTCGATCACATGGCCCTCGCGAAGGGCACCTTCGAGATGATGGAGTCAGCTTTCTCGACCTTCATGACGGTAGTGGCGCAGTGCGTCACCTTCGCCGGGGCGCGTCGCTCGCACTACCATCGCTCGATCAACGCAGTCTACCTCGAGATTCAGCTGATTGAGGATCTTAACTCCAGCGTGAAGGACTTCGTCGTGAACTTTCGGGAGCTCTCGCACTTGACGGAGTTTGCGACAAAGATGTCGGAGTTCGACAATACGCTGAAGAGCATCGCGGCGGGCACCTTCGTTCACACGCGCCACGACACCAACTACGCGTCTCTGCCCGGTTCACCGCTCGTGTACACGCAGATGAAGAGCATCGCCCACGCTTCCGATGCGAAGGCGTTCCCGCTTGTGAAGATGGAGCACGTCGTGCTGGAGTCGCCGGcagggcagcagctgctctctAACATGAACGTGGAgttcggcagcgacgaggactGGGTTATTATCGGTGAGAACGGCTGCGGCAAGACCTCGCTGTTGCGCATGCTTTGCGGCTTGTGGATGCCAAAGTCCGGCGTGCTCTCCCAAGACACATCTGTGCGCTTCTTGTTGTCGCCACAGCACAGCTACATGACGCCGCAGTGCACCCTGTACGAGCAGATCTGCTTCCCCGATGCCGTagaggcgccgacgccggagATTCGCGCTGCCATCAGGGAGGCTGTAGAACTGGCTGGTGCGCAGACGGTCGTGCGCGTCATTGGTGGCTacgacagcgccgtcatGGGCCTTGACCTGAGCAACACCGATGAGTCGTACGACTGGAGCAGCCTCAGTGGTGGTCAAAAGGAGCGCATCAGCATGGCACGCGTCTTCTTCCATGTGCTGCGCATGGATCGTACCAAGGAGACGCCCGTGGCCATTCTAGATGAGGCAACGTCCATGATGGACGACACGGAGCAGGATGTGCTCAACCATCTGCGTCGGATGAATGTGCGCATGATCTCCATCACCCATCGCGACGTCGTTATTCGGCACCACACAAAAATCCTCCGCATCGCCCACGGCGGCAAGTGGACagtggagaaggtgcgcaACCCGGTCAAGATCGACGAACGTGTCGAGACGGAGAATGCAGTTGTGTAG
- a CDS encoding conserved hypothetical protein (previous protein_id=AAZ09792.1) — MSDKVLAIVEQLSQQNPFHDQEDLPDPPRPSETAIPRDRPSAEQVPFIQKQISILSYNHLPRTFFSLEKHRSLQSILFTAKEVLCEALPIRCLEATFVALHYTQTLRDIDRIPLSFKSEANGNFYRHIVLVLRTRSAPALYGALGLSRKPTLMYKPLAYHSLFDVVMDYKREYEALGHELLDIKLGIAVTHDERSRYDPCWRFIALKLDHYRDGTKERSLKLSSTENHKPTSPRSLQTHARKTSGHVANDSFSSSNGGPTALPPLSPGPPRVETSAHCINGDVSLERSAKAVCASHSETVAPAYSEQFPPLSTCDSTLSPRKPTSSVSPSLTHPPSTTDAAVETYAPLAQLLSNYMRLLPTISEQYYKGIATVDNNNRALKLCFMDLDTAERDSGAENQRRLQLIGEMQSPLSAEAKRVAANRTLKPPKRARGIAKNASGSGSSGAVGRRKTNKRAPLALLPSVGAADGKRAIPSVAVQPHRPPQVQPSLVAPDISYPSASLCTSRSAESERAASLSALLTGNSHISRPCMPFERIVIDAQNTGSSASPLCSRDGGTEGCTSPCDADPDSFSEDAFAAPPLTPRNYDERKPLSHYEPSLRSTSSASDLFSTPFSLRAAAMCSPRR, encoded by the coding sequence ATGTCGGATAAAGTGCTGGCCATTGTGGAGCAGCTGAGTCAGCAGAACCCTTTTCATGACCAGGAAGACTTACCAGACCCTCCGCGGCCAAGCGAGACGGCCATTCCTCGCGATCGCCCTTCCGCGGAGCAGGTCCCATTCATTCAGAAGCAGATTAGCATTCTCAGCTACAACCACCTGCCCcgcaccttcttctccttAGAGAAACACCGCTCGCTGCAGAGCATCCTGTTTACGGCAAAGGAGGTGCTGTGCGAGGCACTGCCCATCCGCTGCCTGGAGGCGACCTTTGTGGCACTGCACTACACCCagacgctgcgcgacatCGACCGCATTCCGCTCTCCTTCAAGTCGGAGGCGAACGGCAACTTCTACCGCCAcatcgtcctcgtcctccgcacCCGCTCCGCTCCAGCCCTCTACGGTGCCCTCGGCCTCAGCCGCAAGCCTACGCTCATGTACAAGCCACTAGCGTATCACTCCCTCTTTGATGTAGTGATGGACTACAAGCGCGAGTACGAGGCCCTCGGGCACGAGCTGCTTGACATAAAGCTGGGTATCGCCGTCACACACGATGAGCGCAGTCGCTATGACCCATGCTGGCGTTTCATTGCCCTCAAACTTGACCACTACCGCGACGGCACCAAGGAAAGATCACTGAAGCTCTCGTCGACGGAGAACCACAAACCGACTTCGCCACGCTCGTTGcaaacgcacgcacgcaagacCAGCGGCCACGTGGCCAACGACTCGTTCTCTTCCTCAAACGGCGGTCCGAccgcgctgccaccgctcaGCCCAGGTCCGCCTCGCGTAGAGACCTCCGCGCACTGCATCAACGGGGACGTGTCGTTAGAGCGCTCGGCGAAAGCTGTGTGCGCCTCGCACAGCGAGACGGTGGCGCCTGCATATTCAGAGCAATTCCCTCCGCTGAGCACATGCGACTCCACCTTGTCGCCGCGAAAGCCAACTTCTAGTGTGTCGCCTTCGCTTACGCATCCGCCGAGCACGACAGACGCGGCTGTCGAGACGTACGCGCcactggcgcagctgctgagcaaCTACATGCGACTCCTTCCCACCATCAGCGAGCAGTACTACAAGGGCATCGCAACTGtggacaacaacaacagagcACTCAAGCTGTGCTTCATGGACCTCGATACAGCGGAAAGGGACTCCGGTGCGGAGAACCAGCGCCGACTGCAGCTCATCGGCGAGATGCAGTCCCCGCTGAGCGCGGAGGCAAAGCGGGTGGCGGCCAACCGAACGTTGAAGCCACCCAAAAGGGCTAGGGGCATCGCGAAGAACgcgagcggcagtggcagcagcggcgctgtcggcCGCCGAAAAACGAACAAGCGCGCCCCTCTTGCGTTGCTGCCCTCCGTTGGTGCGGCGGATGGCAAGAGGGCTATCCcgtcggtggcggtgcagccccACCGCCCCCCTCAGGTGCAGCCTTCGTTGGTGGCGCCGGACATTTCTTACCCGTCCGCGTCACTTTGCACGTCGCGTTCTGCGGAGTCGGAGCGCGCCGCGTCCCTCTCTGCTCTTTTGACGGGCAACAGCCATATCTCTCGCCCATGCATGCCCTTTGAGCGGATCGTGATAGACGCGCAGAATACCGGCAGCTCAGCCTCGCCGCTGTGCAGCCGGGATGGCGGGACGGAAGGGTGCACGAGTCCGTGCGATGCCGATCCTGACAGCTTCTCTGAGGATGCCTTTGCGGCTCCGCCCCTCACGCCGCGCAACTACGATGAGCGGAAGCCGCTTTCCCACTATGAGCCGTCCCTACGCTCCACATCATCGGCAAGCGACCTCTTTTCCACGCCCTTCTCGCTGAGAGCTGCCGCCATGTGCTCACCACGCCGGtag
- a CDS encoding conserved hypothetical protein (previous protein_id=AAZ09794.1), whose amino-acid sequence MSIAASSFMVERTGACAVLDVRHRTVVVAIEAELLDSWASVADGESMLYVLWALTIPMRVACFADGFYTATAPVPLAFADCVPGMPHHRIVVSLHRWDLSEGTRSALLLAPLDAPSVLVREALEDALGVCRAEAQSPPPLKMAPVVRWRLSGTEMLSPDLLAEVEWQPLLHRRWYELKSYVRQGTVVPHYSARGGRRTTNGADSYHGSAGSLNGGSPASASVMFAGDVKEADAVSANRACIKWTDGVVGLWDEVKPYYRVYQPARPEKTIRVRRFPHRYADVVGEVPFGQRIEAFGRATDPFTAEPYVLVYLPAEEAFATHMSTYHLTYVEEGRYIWGWSKLSGASGLPLLVEAEDNDAKAGHIPAGPGNGCAIASPARDTRSRVQEGDGSDVMPLPEPTFYTPVRDGHPVSIRSMPCMSSSVVREMEMNEVRAAVALVTVPLRLPADPASALVSQVFLEWQGGGYSLLRNATESFLAPVQLSRVPRRFPIRTRSGGDDGTAAAPEVLDLGRARSHTHRRSSAASADRDDESKLAEMMRPHRTSARVAVDTSLLSLHSLPACLQEALKKGVVRLEDLPAIGDDSEANQSDSSSAC is encoded by the coding sequence ATGTCCATCGCCGCGTCGTCCTTCATGGTGGAGAGgaccggcgcgtgcgccgtgCTGGATGTGCGTCATCGCACCGTTGTTGTGGCCATCGAGGCAGAGTTGCTGGATTCCTGGGCATCGGTGGCGGATGGCGAGTCCATGCTCTATGTCCTGTGGGCTCTGACTATCCCCATGCGAGTGGCTTGCTTTGCGGACGGCTTCTACACGGCAACCGCTCCCGTGCCTCTCGCCTTCGCAGACTGCGTGCCAGGAatgccgcaccaccgcatTGTTGTATCTCTGCACCGCTGGGACCTTAGCGAGGGCACTCGCTCTGCGCTTCTGCTGGCTCCACTTGATGCGCCTTCGGTGCTTGTTCGGGAGGCGCTGGAAGATGCACTCGGCGTGTGTCGCGCAGAGGCACAATCCCCGCCGCCATTGAAGatggcgccggtggtgcgATGGCGGTTGAGCGGGACGGAGATGCTATCGCCCGACCTACTGGCGGAGGTTGAGTGGCAGCCGCTCCTACACCGTCGCTGGTACGAACTAAAGAGCTACGTCCGCCAGGGTACGGTGGTCCCCCACTATTCTGCGagaggtggccgccgcacAACCAATGGCGCTGACAGCTaccacggcagcgctggctcCTTGAACGGTGGCTCCCCCGCGTCCGCCAGCGTCATGTTTGCCGGCGATGTGAAGGAGGCTGACGCCGTGTCGGCGAACAGGGCCTGTATCAAGTGGACGGACGGTGTGGTGGGCCTCTGGGACGAGGTGAAGCCGTATTACCGCGTGTACCAGCCAGCGCGGCCGGAGAAGACGATTCGGGTTCGCCGCTTTCCCCACCGGTACGCAGACGTCGTGGGCGAGGTTCCCTTCGGGCAGCGCATCGAGGCGTTTGGCCGCGCCACAGACCCCTTCACGGCGGAGCCGTACGTCCTGGTATACCTCCCAGCCGAGGAGGCCTTTGCGACACACATGTCCACGTACCATCTCACTTACGTGGAGGAGGGACGGTACATCTGGGGCTGGTCGAAACTATCAGGGGCAAGTGGCCTGCCGCTGTTGGTCGAGGCTGAGGACAACGACGCGAAAGCTGGGCACATCCCTGCCGGACCAGGCAACGGCTGCGCCATCGCGTCACCCGCCCGTGATACGCGCTCAAGGGTGCAGGAAGGCGATGGATCGGATGTCATGCCTCTCCCAGAGCCCACGTTCTACACTCCTGTCCGGGACGGCCACCCGGTGAGCATTCGGTCCATGCCGTGCATGTCGTCGTCGGTGGTGCGAGAGATGGAAATGAACGAGGtgcgggcggcggtggctctggtgacggtgccgctgcgcctcccaGCGGACCCCGCGAGCGCTCTTGTCAGCCAAGTCTTTCTGGAATGGCAGGGGGGCGGCTACTCCCTCCTGCGGAATGCGACGGAGTCCTTCCTGGCGCCGGTGCAGTTGTCGCGGGTGCCGCGCCGCTTCCCCAtccgcacgcgcagcggcggcgatgacggcacggcagctgcgccggagGTTTTGGACCTCGGCCGGGCTCGCagccacacgcacaggcgctcttcggccgcctcggcggACAGGGATGATGAGTCAAAGCTAGCTGAGATGATGCGGCCACACCGCACGTCGGCGCGCGTGGCTGTCGACACTTCCTTGCTGAGCCTGCACTCCCTGCCAGCGTGTCTGCAGGAGGCCTTGAAGAAGGGAGTGGTGCGGCTGGAGGACCTGCCCGCCATCGGGGACGATAGCGAGGCGAATCAAAGCGATAGCAGTAGCGCTTGTTGA